Proteins from one Stenotrophomonas aracearum genomic window:
- a CDS encoding DUF938 domain-containing protein, which translates to MSQQRWSEACERNRDPILAVLRRYLHDRHRVLEIGSGTGQHAAYFAEHLPHLLWQASDHPDYLGGIAERLEEAALPNAPAPWPLQAELAPVRGLAPLPDAFERFDAVFSANTLHIMGWPQVEAFFAGLPAVMAEGALLCVYGPFNYSGSYSSDSNRQFDAWLKARDPESGIRDAEAVDALASAQGLGLVEDFAMPANNRLRIWGR; encoded by the coding sequence ATGAGCCAACAACGCTGGTCCGAGGCCTGCGAGCGCAACCGCGACCCGATCCTGGCCGTGCTGCGCCGATACCTGCATGACCGCCACCGGGTGCTGGAGATCGGCAGCGGCACCGGGCAGCATGCGGCGTACTTCGCCGAACACCTGCCGCACCTGCTGTGGCAGGCGAGCGACCATCCGGATTACCTAGGGGGTATTGCCGAGCGGCTGGAAGAGGCCGCGTTGCCCAACGCGCCAGCACCGTGGCCGCTGCAGGCGGAGCTGGCGCCGGTACGGGGGCTGGCGCCGTTGCCGGATGCGTTTGAGCGCTTCGACGCCGTGTTCAGTGCCAACACCCTGCACATCATGGGCTGGCCGCAGGTGGAGGCCTTCTTCGCTGGCCTGCCGGCGGTGATGGCCGAAGGTGCCCTGCTGTGTGTGTATGGGCCCTTCAACTACAGCGGCAGCTATAGCAGCGACAGCAACCGGCAGTTCGATGCCTGGCTGAAGGCGCGTGATCCGGAATCGGGGATCCGCGATGCCGAAGCGGTGGATGCGTTGGCATCGGCACAGGGGTTGGGGTTGGTGGAGGATTTCGCCATGCCGGCCAACAATCGGCTGCGGATCTGGGGTCGATGA